A genomic stretch from Empedobacter stercoris includes:
- a CDS encoding aminotransferase class V-fold PLP-dependent enzyme, with protein sequence MSIDIQQIRSQFPILTREVNGKPLVYLDNGATSQKPKVVLDVLDEYYEKYNANVHRGIHTLSQEATDLMEESRRKIQKFIHAKYDHEIIFTRGTTEGINLVSNSLRNVLTADDEIIITEIEHHSNIVPWQLLCQRTGAKLKYIPLTAEGILDIDKLDDLLTDKTKLVCVNQVSNALGVVNPIETIIEKAHAKGAWVLIDAAQSAPHTVIDVQTLDCDFLVFSGHKMYGPTGIGILYGKEDVLNELPPFHGGGEMIKDVTMEVSTYACLPFKFEAGTPDIAGIIGLGAAVDFINSIGMQTIHDYEKELVDYTIQRLSEFDEVVIYAKDAEHSGAVSFNLKFDGVHSSDVGMILDKKGIAVRTGHHCAQPIMHHFNIPGTVRASFAVYNTKEEIDIFIDGLKTAIRMLG encoded by the coding sequence ATGTCAATAGATATCCAACAAATAAGAAGTCAATTTCCAATTTTAACTAGAGAAGTCAATGGAAAACCATTGGTTTATTTAGATAATGGGGCAACTTCTCAAAAACCAAAAGTTGTTTTAGATGTTTTAGATGAATATTACGAAAAGTACAATGCAAATGTACACCGTGGAATCCATACCTTAAGTCAGGAAGCAACTGATTTGATGGAAGAGTCTCGTCGTAAAATTCAGAAATTTATCCATGCAAAATATGATCATGAAATTATTTTTACGCGTGGAACAACGGAAGGAATTAATTTAGTTTCAAATTCATTGCGTAATGTTTTGACGGCTGATGACGAAATTATTATTACCGAAATCGAACATCATTCTAATATCGTTCCTTGGCAATTGTTGTGTCAAAGAACAGGTGCGAAACTGAAATATATTCCGTTAACTGCAGAAGGTATTTTGGATATTGATAAATTAGATGATTTATTGACAGATAAAACAAAATTAGTTTGTGTTAATCAGGTTTCTAATGCGTTGGGTGTTGTAAATCCTATCGAAACGATTATCGAAAAAGCGCATGCAAAAGGCGCTTGGGTTTTAATTGATGCTGCGCAATCTGCACCACATACAGTGATTGATGTACAAACATTGGATTGTGATTTCTTGGTTTTCTCTGGGCATAAAATGTATGGACCAACTGGAATTGGAATATTGTACGGAAAAGAAGATGTCTTGAATGAATTACCACCTTTTCATGGAGGAGGAGAGATGATAAAAGATGTAACAATGGAAGTTTCTACCTACGCTTGTTTACCATTCAAGTTTGAAGCTGGTACACCAGATATTGCTGGAATTATCGGACTTGGAGCTGCGGTAGATTTTATCAATTCGATCGGTATGCAAACGATTCATGATTATGAAAAAGAATTGGTAGATTATACCATTCAACGTTTATCAGAATTTGATGAAGTTGTGATCTACGCTAAAGATGCAGAGCATTCTGGAGCGGTTTCGTTCAACTTAAAATTTGATGGCGTACATTCGTCAGATGTCGGTATGATCTTGGATAAAAAAGGAATTGCAGTGCGTACTGGACATCATTGTGCACAACCAATTATGCATCACTTTAATATTCCAGGCACAGTGCGTGCTTCGTTCGCTGTTTACAATACAAAAGAAGAAATTGATATTTTTATTGATGGTTTAAAAACCGCGATTAGAATGTTGGGATAA
- a CDS encoding single-stranded DNA-binding protein, with protein MSTLRNKVQLIGNVGNNPEIKTFENDKKFAKFSLATNESYTNNKNEKVQNTIWHNIVAYGPIVSIIEKHVEKGKQLAVAGKLTYREYQDKEGTTKNMTEIVVDEIVLL; from the coding sequence ATGAGTACATTAAGAAACAAAGTTCAATTAATTGGGAATGTAGGAAACAATCCTGAAATTAAAACATTTGAAAACGACAAGAAGTTCGCAAAATTTAGTTTAGCTACAAACGAGAGTTACACAAACAACAAAAATGAAAAAGTACAAAATACAATTTGGCACAATATCGTAGCATATGGACCAATTGTAAGTATTATTGAAAAGCATGTTGAAAAAGGAAAACAGCTCGCAGTTGCTGGTAAATTAACTTATCGAGAATACCAAGATAAGGAAGGTACTACAAAAAATATGACCGAAATTGTAGTTGATGAAATTGTGCTTCTTTAG
- a CDS encoding DUF3037 domain-containing protein: protein MPEKILYEYAILRLVPKVEREEFINVGVILFSKKQDYLKVKYFINDQRINAFCHELDLDFIDSNLNALSKIAEGIHPESAISNFETPERFRWLTAVRSSSIQSSRPHPGKTYNLDKTLDRLYKEHVL, encoded by the coding sequence ATGCCAGAAAAAATCTTATATGAGTATGCCATTCTTCGATTAGTTCCAAAAGTAGAGCGCGAAGAATTTATTAACGTTGGAGTGATATTATTTTCGAAAAAGCAAGATTATTTGAAAGTCAAATATTTTATCAATGATCAACGAATCAATGCTTTTTGCCATGAATTAGACCTTGATTTTATTGACAGCAATTTGAATGCTTTATCCAAAATAGCAGAAGGAATTCATCCCGAATCAGCTATTTCTAATTTTGAAACTCCCGAACGTTTTAGATGGTTAACTGCTGTGCGTAGCTCATCAATTCAATCATCACGACCACATCCTGGAAAGACTTATAATTTAGATAAAACATTAGATAGATTGTACAAAGAACATGTTTTATAA
- a CDS encoding HipA family kinase: MNEIELRTVTVERYLQPLREGGSLPALADADDGFKYVIKFKGAGHGPRMLISELLGGEIARILGFKVPELVFALLDEYFGQSEADEEIQDLLKFSEGTNLALHYLSGAINYDPAVMKIDDKLSSQIVWLDAFLTNVDRTFRNTNMLMWHKELWLIDHGASYYFHHSWDNWEKAAIAPFAPIKDHVLLKNATKLEEVDTEFKALLNDEIIDKIVDLIPDEWLETEVTHASFEEMRTVYKTFIKTRLQHSALFINEANNARKNLI; this comes from the coding sequence ATGAATGAGATTGAATTAAGAACAGTTACTGTAGAACGCTATTTGCAGCCTTTGCGCGAAGGAGGTTCTTTGCCTGCATTGGCTGATGCGGATGACGGTTTTAAATATGTTATAAAATTTAAAGGCGCAGGGCATGGACCTCGAATGTTAATTTCTGAATTGTTAGGAGGTGAAATTGCTCGTATTTTAGGTTTTAAAGTTCCTGAATTAGTTTTTGCTTTATTGGACGAATATTTTGGACAATCGGAGGCAGACGAGGAAATTCAAGATTTATTAAAATTTAGCGAAGGAACAAATTTAGCTTTACATTATTTGTCTGGAGCAATCAATTATGACCCTGCGGTAATGAAAATTGATGATAAATTATCTTCTCAAATTGTTTGGTTAGATGCTTTTTTAACAAATGTCGACCGTACATTTCGCAATACAAATATGTTGATGTGGCACAAAGAGTTGTGGTTAATCGACCATGGAGCTTCTTATTATTTCCATCATTCGTGGGACAATTGGGAAAAAGCAGCAATTGCTCCATTTGCACCAATTAAAGATCATGTTTTATTGAAAAATGCAACAAAACTTGAAGAAGTTGACACCGAATTTAAAGCATTACTAAATGATGAAATTATTGATAAAATTGTAGACTTAATTCCCGATGAATGGTTAGAAACAGAGGTAACACATGCGTCGTTTGAAGAAATGAGAACGGTTTACAAAACATTTATCAAAACACGATTACAACATTCAGCACTATTTATAAACGAAGCGAACAATGCCAGAAAAAATCTTATATGA
- a CDS encoding SanA/YdcF family protein: MSKLVKIGRFVMRKSMLTIGIIAAYTLVIALIIQILTSYYIYNYQGNIPQDYRIAVVFGAKIQANGQPTRFLKDRLDAAIRLYEEDQVDVILLSGEKIYENFNEIDVMEKYLLDRGVKIEDTYLDGAGLDTYSTIYRTKNIFRFNKVILISQSYHLKRALFLGKVFGLDCIGYNADNGPYKTEGKQSFREVLANIKALLDIGKDRTPEVIIAPKKE, translated from the coding sequence TTGAGTAAACTTGTAAAAATAGGAAGATTTGTAATGCGTAAAAGTATGCTAACCATCGGTATAATAGCGGCTTACACTTTAGTTATCGCATTAATTATTCAGATTCTTACTTCTTACTATATTTACAACTATCAAGGGAATATTCCACAGGATTATCGAATAGCAGTTGTGTTTGGGGCAAAAATACAAGCAAATGGACAACCAACTCGTTTTTTGAAAGATCGTTTGGATGCTGCAATTCGACTTTATGAAGAAGATCAAGTGGATGTGATTTTACTTTCTGGAGAAAAAATCTATGAAAACTTCAATGAAATTGATGTAATGGAAAAATATTTATTGGATAGAGGGGTTAAGATTGAAGATACTTACCTTGATGGAGCAGGATTAGATACGTATAGTACAATTTATAGAACTAAAAATATCTTTCGATTTAATAAAGTGATTCTAATTTCTCAATCCTATCATCTCAAAAGAGCATTGTTTTTAGGGAAAGTTTTTGGTTTGGATTGTATTGGATATAATGCAGATAATGGACCTTATAAAACAGAAGGTAAACAGAGTTTTAGAGAGGTTTTAGCGAATATTAAAGCGTTGTTAGATATAGGGAAAGATAGAACACCCGAAGTGATTATAGCACCCAAAAAAGAATAA
- a CDS encoding adenine phosphoribosyltransferase encodes MSTLQEKINQTIVDVIDFPKEGIVYKDITPLFLNAELSDEIVDAFVDKAKGKVDVVCGIESRGFLYGIQIAQKLKVPFVLIRKAGKLPPPTINQSYDLEYGQATIEVNSNYIKDGARVLIHDDVLATGGTAEACAKLVEKCGGKTTQFSFIVDLTFLNGKDKLTTFATDIVTLIEY; translated from the coding sequence ATCAATCAAACGATTGTAGACGTTATCGATTTTCCAAAAGAAGGAATTGTCTATAAAGATATTACACCATTGTTCTTAAACGCAGAACTTTCGGATGAAATTGTAGATGCGTTTGTAGATAAAGCCAAAGGAAAAGTAGATGTAGTTTGTGGAATCGAAAGCCGTGGTTTTTTGTACGGGATTCAAATTGCTCAAAAACTAAAAGTTCCTTTTGTGCTTATTCGCAAAGCAGGTAAATTACCGCCTCCTACAATTAATCAATCTTATGATTTGGAATATGGACAAGCAACAATTGAAGTTAATTCAAATTACATCAAAGATGGTGCGCGTGTTTTAATTCATGATGATGTTTTGGCAACTGGCGGTACAGCTGAAGCTTGTGCTAAATTGGTAGAAAAATGTGGAGGTAAAACAACACAATTTTCTTTTATCGTTGATTTAACTTTCTTAAATGGAAAAGATAAGTTAACAACTTTTGCAACCGATATCGTTACATTGATAGAATATTAA